The Scomber japonicus isolate fScoJap1 chromosome 9, fScoJap1.pri, whole genome shotgun sequence genome includes a region encoding these proteins:
- the usp30 gene encoding ubiquitin carboxyl-terminal hydrolase 30 translates to MLWCRPESSDKLVGEFLGTGPVVRNKMIKNWGVIGGIAAAIAAGVYVLWGPITERKKRKRGMVPGLLNLGNTCFLNSLLQGLAACPSFIRWLEKFSGSPPIQSCKDNQLSTTLLQLLKALSSDEPGEEDILDAGCLLDVLRLYRWHISSFEEQDAHELFHVLTSSLEEERDRQPKVTHLFDMQSLESLPDQDEKTMTCRSRAPLHPIPCPWKFQHPFHGRLTSNMSCKRCEQQSPVRYDSFESLSLSIPLPQWGRPISLDQCLQHFISSETIKEVECENCTKLQQGTTANGQVLESQRTTFVKQLKLGKLPQCLCIHLQRLTWSSEGTPIKRQEHVQFTEYLSMDHYKHNASTQRSQRIKCAPKPLKAEKSDDSIDKHTANGTDAEHHNNNKPLSNGSCSSVFLHPSAVNQQLSLTYDYSPTEYLFQLTAVLVHHGDMHSGHFVTYRRSPPSPRSSSPFSSQWLWVSDDSVRKASLHEVLSSNAYMLFYERVRRLNLALRSEE, encoded by the exons ATGTTGTGGTGCAGACCAGAGAGCTCCGATAAGCTCGTTGGGGAGTTTCTTGGCACCGGACCCGTAGTCAG AAACAAGATGATAAAAAACTGGGGTGTCATTGGTGGAATAGCTGCTGCCATTGCAGCTGGTGTATACGTTTTGTGGGGCCCGATTACAGAgcgaaagaagagaaagagag GTATGGTTCCTGGTCTGTTGAACTTGGGCAACACCTGCTTCCTGAACTCCTTGCTTCAGGGCTTGGCAGCATGTCCGTCCTTCATCAGGTGGCTTGAGAAGTTTTCAGGTTCACCTCCCATCCAGTCATGTAAAGACAACCAGCTGTCCACAACACTACTTCAGCTTCTCAAAG CTCTGTCCAGTGATGAGCCTGGGGAGGAAGATATACTTGATGCTGGATGTCTGCTGGATGTTCTCAGACTCTACCGGTGGCACATCAGTTCATTTGAGGAGCAG GATGCCCATGAACTTTTTCATGTCCTTACATCTTCTCTGGAGGAGGAGCGGGATCGCCAACCCAAAGTCACTCATTTGTTTGACATGCAGTCGCTCGAG AGTCTTCCTGATCAAGATGAGAAAACTATGACTTGCAGAAGTCGAG ctcCTCTTCATCCAATACCATGTCCATGGAAGTTCCAGCATCCTTTTCATGGTCGTTTAACGAGCAACATGTCATGCAAGCGCTGTGAACAACAA agtcCAGTACGGTATGACTCCTTTGAGAGTCTTTCCCTGTCCATCCCTTTACCTCAATGG GGTCGGCCGATTTCTCTAGATCAGTGTCTACAACATTTCATATCCTCAGAAACCATCAAAGAAGTAGAGTGTGAAAACTGCACCAAG CTTCAACAAGGGACCACAGCCAATGGGCAGGTTCTGGAAAGCCAGAGAACAACATTTGTTAAACAGCTTAAACTGGGAAAG CTCCCTCAGTGTCTCTGCATCCATTTACAAAGACTGACATGGTCTAGTGAAGGAACTCCCATTAAAAGACAGGAGCATGTGCAGTTTACAGAGTATCTATCAATGGACCACTACAAACACAACGCTTCCACCCAGAGGAGTCAGCGGATCAAATGTGCTCCAAAGCCCCTAAAAGCAGAAAAATCAGATGACTCCATTGACAAGCATACTGCTAATGGCACTG ATGCAGAGCatcataacaacaacaaacctcTTTCCAATGGAAGCTGTTCGTCagtttttctccatccttctgCTGTGAACCAGCAGCTCAGCCTCACATATGACTACAG CCCCACAGAGTACCTTTTCCAACTCACGGCTGTGCTGGTTCACCATGGTGACATGCACTCAGGACATTTCGTAACGTACCGGCGCAGCCCTCCCTCACCTCGCAGTTCTTCACCATTTAGCTCCCAGTGGCTTTGGGTGTCTGATGATTCTGTACGCAAAGCTAGCCTCCACGAGGTGTTGTCTTCCAACGCTTATATGCTCTTCTACGAAAGAGTCCGAAGACTGAACCTCGCTCTTCGGTCAGAGGAGTAA